One window of Pseudomonas urmiensis genomic DNA carries:
- a CDS encoding YbjQ family protein, producing the protein MIISTTSQLEGRPVAEYLGVVSAESVQGINFVRDFFARFRDFFGGRSQTLEGALKLAREQATEELIARARQLQADAVVGVDFEISMPSVQGGMVVVFATGTAVRLK; encoded by the coding sequence ATGATCATTTCCACTACCAGCCAACTGGAAGGCCGTCCGGTCGCTGAATACCTGGGCGTGGTCAGCGCCGAATCGGTGCAGGGCATCAACTTCGTGCGCGATTTCTTCGCACGCTTTCGCGACTTTTTCGGTGGCCGCTCGCAGACCCTTGAAGGCGCGCTGAAGCTGGCGCGTGAGCAGGCCACTGAAGAACTGATTGCCCGGGCACGTCAGTTGCAAGCTGACGCCGTGGTAGGCGTGGACTTCGAGATCAGCATGCCGTCGGTGCAGGGCGGCATGGTCGTGGTGTTTGCCACCGGTACGGCGGTGCGTTTGAAGTAA
- a CDS encoding EamA family transporter, whose translation MPLKDLLIALVVIIVWGVNFVVIKVGLDGLPPMLLGALRFLLVAFPAVLLVKRPDLPWRWLIAYGATISLGQFAFLFQAMDSGMPPGLASLVLQSQAFFTLGFAALFLGERLRPASLIGLLVAASGLALIGSENSSHVPLVALLLTLCGGAMWGMGNIITRRFGSVNLVALVVWGGLIPPLPFLLLSWWLEGPQRMADALSNIGLSSVLALAFLAYAATMLGYTLWSTLLSRHPAGKVAPFSLLVPVVGLSSSAWLLDERLSAMQGWGALLVMLGLLINVFGPRISQRLRPASAQ comes from the coding sequence ATGCCACTCAAGGACCTGCTGATTGCCCTGGTGGTGATCATCGTCTGGGGAGTCAATTTCGTGGTGATCAAGGTCGGCCTCGACGGCCTGCCGCCCATGTTGCTTGGCGCCTTGCGATTTCTGCTGGTGGCATTTCCGGCGGTGTTGCTGGTCAAGCGGCCGGACTTACCCTGGCGCTGGCTGATCGCCTATGGCGCAACGATATCCCTCGGTCAGTTCGCCTTCCTGTTCCAGGCCATGGACAGCGGCATGCCACCGGGGCTGGCTTCGCTGGTGTTGCAGTCTCAGGCCTTCTTCACCTTGGGCTTTGCTGCGTTGTTTCTGGGGGAGCGTCTGCGCCCGGCCAGTCTTATCGGCTTGTTGGTGGCTGCGAGCGGCTTGGCCCTGATCGGCAGCGAGAACAGTAGCCATGTGCCGCTCGTCGCCCTGTTGCTGACCCTGTGCGGCGGTGCCATGTGGGGTATGGGCAATATCATCACGCGCCGTTTCGGTTCGGTGAACCTGGTGGCGTTGGTGGTCTGGGGCGGGCTGATTCCGCCGCTGCCGTTTCTGCTGCTGTCTTGGTGGCTGGAGGGGCCGCAGCGCATGGCTGATGCGTTGAGCAACATCGGCTTGAGCTCGGTGTTGGCCCTGGCGTTTCTGGCCTACGCCGCGACCATGCTCGGCTACACCCTGTGGAGCACGCTGCTGTCGCGTCACCCTGCGGGCAAGGTCGCGCCTTTCTCGCTGTTGGTGCCGGTGGTGGGCTTGAGTTCATCGGCCTGGTTGCTGGATGAGCGACTGAGCGCCATGCAGGGCTGGGGCGCGTTGTTGGTGATGCTGGGGCTGCTGATCAACGTGTTCGGTCCGCGGATCAGCCAGCGCCTGCGCCCTGCCAGCGCGCAATAA
- a CDS encoding substrate-binding domain-containing protein, with the protein MHRLCVLLLCLLPLLVLAEPAQLRVQGSNTIGAALGPALIRGMLQAQGASAVEQAPGATPNETDITARDLKGLLIRVAIAAHGSSTGFAALGSGAADLAAASRPISEAETQRLRGLGDLRSPAQEQVIGLDGVALIVHPDNPLAKLTTEQLAQVFSGQVSRWEQLGVPGGPIRLYARDDRSGTFETFKALVLDTHASVLDSQALRFESSEQLAERVKADRQAIGFSSLAAVHGAKVLAIAEGDAPALLPSRALVASEDYPLSRRLYFYLPSNPQPLARALAEFAQSPAGQAIVAEQGFVSQQVKALTVPTQADMPPRYRNLADEAQRLTVNFRFQQGSASLDNKALRDVRRVADYLRQTGKLHNKTVLVGFGDPKETPGRAALLSRLRAMAVRRELARDGVQFKEVTGMGDELPVADNDQEQGRLRNRRVEVWVY; encoded by the coding sequence ATGCACCGCCTCTGCGTCTTGCTCTTGTGTCTTCTGCCCCTGCTGGTCTTGGCTGAGCCGGCGCAGCTGCGTGTGCAAGGCTCCAACACCATCGGCGCGGCGCTGGGTCCAGCGCTGATCCGAGGTATGCTGCAAGCGCAAGGCGCCAGCGCTGTCGAGCAGGCACCAGGTGCGACGCCTAACGAAACCGATATCACTGCGCGCGATCTCAAGGGCCTGTTGATCCGAGTCGCAATCGCAGCGCATGGCTCGAGCACAGGGTTTGCCGCGCTAGGCAGTGGCGCTGCCGACCTTGCCGCCGCCTCGCGCCCCATCAGCGAAGCCGAAACCCAGCGCCTGCGGGGACTGGGCGATTTACGTAGCCCGGCCCAAGAGCAGGTGATCGGCCTGGACGGCGTTGCGCTGATCGTGCATCCGGACAACCCGCTGGCCAAGCTCACCACCGAGCAACTGGCGCAGGTGTTCTCAGGCCAGGTGTCGCGCTGGGAGCAGTTAGGCGTGCCCGGCGGGCCGATTCGTCTGTACGCGCGTGACGATCGCTCCGGCACCTTCGAAACCTTCAAGGCGCTGGTACTGGACACTCACGCCAGCGTGCTGGACAGCCAGGCGCTGCGCTTTGAATCCAGTGAGCAACTGGCGGAGCGGGTCAAGGCTGATCGCCAGGCGATTGGTTTTAGCAGCCTTGCCGCGGTGCACGGGGCCAAGGTGCTGGCCATCGCCGAGGGCGACGCGCCGGCCCTGTTGCCCAGCCGCGCACTGGTGGCCAGCGAAGACTATCCGCTGTCGCGGCGATTGTATTTTTACTTGCCCAGCAACCCGCAACCGTTGGCCCGGGCACTGGCCGAGTTTGCGCAGAGCCCGGCAGGCCAGGCGATTGTCGCTGAACAGGGGTTTGTCTCGCAGCAGGTCAAGGCGCTGACGGTGCCCACGCAAGCGGATATGCCGCCACGCTACCGCAACCTGGCCGATGAGGCGCAGCGTCTGACCGTCAATTTTCGCTTTCAGCAAGGCAGTGCCAGCCTCGACAACAAGGCGTTGCGCGATGTGCGGCGGGTGGCTGATTACCTGCGCCAGACGGGCAAGTTGCACAACAAGACGGTGCTGGTCGGCTTTGGCGACCCCAAGGAGACGCCAGGGCGCGCCGCGCTGCTTTCGCGCTTGCGGGCGATGGCGGTACGCCGCGAGTTGGCCCGCGATGGCGTGCAGTTCAAGGAGGTGACCGGCATGGGTGATGAACTGCCGGTGGCCGACAACGATCAGGAACAGGGGCGCCTGCGCAATCGGCGGGTTGAGGTTTGGGTGTATTGA
- a CDS encoding TonB-dependent siderophore receptor → MNTVQAARIASSERSRRHPLALAILAASLAAPGAMAWAEEASDKGALELGATAINDTHLGETTEGSGSYTTGATRTATRMALSPRETPQSVSVITRQQMDDQNLTSIADVLGKTPGITVTKLDSSRASFQARGFEIDNFQIDGIPAAFRFGNGIDQTDMVIYDRVEVLRGATGLLSGFGSPSATVNLVRKRPAREFSGYASLGAGSWDTYRGEFDIGGSLTPTGNVRGRFVTAYEDGQSFMDNLSEKKQVMYGIVEADLSEDTLLSVGLSRQTNRPEGSSWGPSTALVDSTGNGFSMPRSFNPATKWSQWDNTADNLFVTLEQRLANDWSVKASVSRTETDSPITLGSAASGNPNPVDGSGMGVWLGRYRYKTDQNAYDLYASGPFQLMGREHELVAGISHRDIRAHEENWPFFFGSADNIFQWNGDFPEPDWGRPTSKVDTRLQESAAYLSARFKPTDQLSLIVGSRLSNWQLDSTRLDTTTGQRSKQQELKENGVVVPYAGVVYDLNDNWSVYGSYTSIFKPHESEQDISGKIIEPEEGDAYELGVKSEFFDGRLNASLAVFEVRQDNLPEMVGFDAVNNQSIYRAVQGAKTRGFELEVAGELTTDWHVQGGFTHRITRDGEGDKISTIEPENLLRLSTTYRLPGVWSKLTVGGSANWQSKIWKDLYNPASGENDYRHTQASYLTLDAMAKYQVTDQLSVTLNGNNLSDKRYYSNLGFYEGGFYGEPRNFMLTTRYDF, encoded by the coding sequence GTGAACACGGTTCAAGCGGCAAGGATTGCCAGCAGTGAACGCTCGCGGCGTCATCCGCTGGCATTGGCAATTCTCGCAGCCAGCCTGGCAGCACCGGGCGCCATGGCCTGGGCAGAGGAGGCCAGCGACAAGGGCGCTTTGGAGTTGGGCGCCACCGCCATCAACGATACCCATCTGGGCGAGACCACCGAGGGCTCTGGTTCCTACACCACCGGCGCCACGCGCACGGCCACGCGCATGGCCTTGTCGCCGCGCGAGACCCCGCAGTCGGTGAGTGTGATTACCCGTCAGCAGATGGATGACCAGAATCTCACCAGCATTGCTGACGTGCTGGGCAAGACCCCAGGTATTACGGTCACCAAACTCGACAGCAGCCGCGCCAGCTTCCAGGCGCGTGGTTTTGAGATCGACAACTTCCAGATCGACGGCATTCCAGCGGCGTTCCGTTTTGGCAATGGCATCGACCAGACCGACATGGTCATCTATGACCGGGTTGAAGTGCTGCGCGGCGCCACTGGCCTGCTCAGTGGCTTTGGCTCGCCGTCGGCCACCGTCAACCTGGTGCGCAAACGGCCGGCCCGCGAGTTTTCCGGTTACGCCTCGCTTGGCGCGGGCAGCTGGGACACCTACCGCGGCGAATTCGACATCGGTGGATCGCTGACACCGACCGGCAACGTGCGTGGTCGCTTCGTCACCGCCTATGAAGACGGCCAGTCGTTCATGGATAACCTGTCCGAGAAAAAACAGGTGATGTACGGCATCGTCGAAGCTGACCTGTCCGAAGACACCCTGCTCAGCGTTGGCCTGAGCCGCCAGACCAATCGCCCGGAAGGCTCGTCGTGGGGGCCATCCACTGCCCTGGTGGACAGCACCGGCAATGGCTTCAGCATGCCACGCTCGTTCAACCCGGCCACCAAATGGAGCCAGTGGGATAACACCGCCGACAACCTGTTCGTCACCCTCGAACAGCGCCTGGCCAACGATTGGTCGGTCAAGGCCTCGGTCAGCCGCACCGAAACCGACTCGCCGATCACCCTAGGCTCGGCCGCCAGTGGCAATCCCAACCCGGTCGATGGCAGCGGCATGGGCGTGTGGCTGGGCCGCTACCGCTACAAGACCGACCAGAACGCCTACGACCTGTACGCCAGCGGGCCATTCCAACTGATGGGCCGCGAGCACGAACTGGTCGCCGGTATTTCCCACCGCGACATCCGTGCCCACGAAGAGAACTGGCCGTTCTTCTTTGGTAGCGCCGACAACATCTTCCAATGGAACGGCGATTTCCCCGAACCTGACTGGGGCCGCCCGACCAGCAAGGTCGACACCCGCCTGCAGGAAAGCGCCGCCTACCTGAGCGCGCGCTTCAAGCCTACCGATCAGCTTTCGCTGATCGTCGGCAGCCGCTTGTCCAACTGGCAGCTCGATAGCACCCGCCTGGATACCACTACCGGCCAGCGCTCCAAGCAGCAGGAGCTGAAAGAGAACGGCGTGGTCGTGCCCTACGCCGGGGTTGTCTATGACTTGAACGACAACTGGTCGGTCTACGGCAGTTACACCAGCATCTTCAAACCGCACGAGAGCGAGCAGGATATCAGCGGCAAGATCATCGAGCCGGAGGAGGGCGATGCCTACGAGCTGGGGGTCAAGAGCGAGTTCTTCGACGGCCGCCTGAACGCCAGCCTGGCTGTGTTCGAGGTGCGTCAGGACAACTTGCCGGAAATGGTGGGTTTCGATGCGGTCAACAACCAGTCGATCTACCGCGCGGTGCAAGGTGCCAAGACTCGTGGCTTCGAGCTGGAGGTCGCGGGTGAACTGACCACCGACTGGCATGTGCAGGGTGGTTTCACCCACCGCATCACGCGCGATGGCGAGGGCGACAAGATCTCCACCATCGAGCCAGAAAACCTGCTGCGCCTGTCCACCACCTATCGTTTGCCTGGGGTGTGGAGCAAGCTTACGGTTGGCGGCTCGGCCAACTGGCAGAGCAAGATCTGGAAGGATCTGTACAACCCAGCCAGTGGTGAAAACGATTATCGCCACACCCAGGCCAGCTACCTGACCCTGGATGCGATGGCCAAGTACCAGGTGACCGATCAGTTGTCGGTGACGCTCAACGGCAACAACCTGAGCGATAAGCGCTACTACAGCAACCTGGGTTTCTATGAGGGTGGGTTCTATGGCGAGCCGCGTAACTTCATGCTGACTACGCGGTACGACTTCTAA
- a CDS encoding TerC family protein: MTALHTYLTTPLLGTSAWLWLVFIAIVVGLLVLDLGVLHRKDREIEMRESLLLYSGYFSVGVLFGVWVWFELGAQSALEFYTGFLVEQSLSMDNVFVMAMIFSFFAIPRRYQHRVLFWGILGVVFLRAIMIGVGAALVQNFAWVLYLFGAFLLFTGVKMAFSKQDSHPDLANNPVLRFVRGHMRVTDQIHGPHFFVHLTPPGQSKALRYATPLFLALVLIELADLVFAVDSVPAIFAITQDPFIVYTSNIFAILGLRSLYFALAALMHRFVYLKYALALVLIFIGCKIFYHGMVGKVPALLSLGVTFGLLLGGVLLSLFKTRDSQEKDAGLSPIATGEATDSQAVKPGQTSSAEEKKDPHLRV; the protein is encoded by the coding sequence ATGACGGCTCTACACACCTATCTCACTACCCCATTGCTCGGCACCAGCGCCTGGTTGTGGCTGGTATTCATCGCCATCGTCGTTGGTCTGCTGGTGTTGGACCTGGGCGTGCTGCACCGCAAAGACCGCGAAATCGAGATGCGCGAAAGCCTGCTGCTGTATTCGGGCTACTTCAGCGTGGGCGTGCTGTTCGGGGTGTGGGTGTGGTTTGAACTGGGTGCGCAGTCAGCGCTGGAGTTCTACACCGGCTTTTTGGTCGAGCAGTCGTTGTCGATGGACAACGTGTTCGTCATGGCCATGATCTTCAGCTTCTTTGCCATCCCCCGCCGCTACCAGCACCGGGTGTTGTTCTGGGGCATTCTCGGGGTGGTGTTCTTGCGCGCGATCATGATCGGCGTGGGCGCGGCTTTGGTGCAGAACTTTGCCTGGGTGCTTTATCTGTTCGGCGCGTTCTTGCTGTTCACCGGGGTGAAGATGGCCTTTTCCAAACAAGATAGCCATCCGGACCTGGCCAATAATCCGGTGCTGCGCTTCGTACGGGGGCATATGCGCGTCACCGACCAGATCCACGGCCCGCACTTTTTCGTCCACCTGACCCCACCAGGGCAAAGCAAGGCGCTGCGCTATGCCACGCCGCTGTTTCTGGCCCTGGTGTTGATCGAGCTGGCTGACCTGGTGTTCGCCGTCGACAGTGTCCCGGCGATCTTCGCCATCACCCAAGATCCCTTCATCGTCTACACCTCGAACATTTTCGCCATCCTCGGCCTACGTTCGCTGTACTTCGCCCTGGCGGCGTTGATGCACCGCTTCGTCTATCTCAAATACGCGCTGGCGCTGGTGTTGATCTTCATTGGTTGCAAGATTTTCTACCACGGGATGGTGGGCAAGGTGCCGGCGTTGCTGTCACTGGGGGTGACGTTCGGCTTGTTGCTCGGCGGGGTGCTGTTGTCGCTGTTCAAGACGCGGGATAGCCAGGAAAAGGACGCTGGCCTTAGCCCCATCGCAACAGGTGAAGCTACGGACTCACAGGCAGTCAAACCCGGCCAAACGTCTAGCGCTGAAGAAAAGAAAGACCCGCATTTGCGGGTCTGA
- a CDS encoding PAAR domain-containing protein: MRVDLGGKGQALDGDLTTTGATCIATGASYTSNGRMVLRMGDSTTACPLCGEIGKVVEGVSLFISDGRAVAMDGALVACGCPSGSNRVVAPLNRVEPIARATPVADSSYSQAATATPRSLSSAAPRHAVDSLPFTQEPGFYLVPRSMSFPQVLMHLAEQDSTLPLSRLQMLNPTYQQGFKGGEIFVIGDPDNGHACTREEGQLMAAAQQARESLALLDRGEADFMMLHQAEIAGLLNGASQSMGVGKDMLEQGLGQVRATLVDIERLHQQQFARYGHLKSPEFFAARQGLLNQLDGQLKTAFLNKQLNLGSYERLRRDLGISTKSLIHHWSRAGGPGQIPGYATHLDEVAKTAKYLKYGGAVGTGLGGAASYLKVQEVCRAGESAECRKIRMTEAGSFAIGMGGATLGAKLGGVAAGAVCGVFSIGTGGLGTPICALVLVGGGSAVGGLGGSAVGERLAEELYEFGHD, encoded by the coding sequence ATGCGTGTAGATTTGGGGGGTAAGGGGCAGGCGCTGGACGGTGATCTCACCACCACCGGCGCCACCTGCATCGCCACGGGCGCGAGCTATACGTCCAATGGGCGAATGGTGTTGCGTATGGGGGACAGCACCACAGCGTGTCCGCTGTGTGGTGAAATCGGCAAGGTCGTTGAAGGCGTTTCGCTCTTCATCTCCGATGGTCGAGCCGTGGCCATGGATGGCGCGCTGGTGGCCTGTGGTTGTCCGAGTGGAAGTAACCGGGTCGTGGCCCCGCTAAACCGCGTTGAACCGATCGCGCGGGCGACGCCAGTGGCAGATTCGTCGTACTCGCAAGCGGCCACAGCAACACCGAGGAGCCTGTCCAGCGCTGCGCCACGCCACGCGGTTGATTCGCTGCCGTTCACTCAAGAGCCGGGTTTCTACCTCGTGCCGCGCAGCATGTCCTTTCCACAGGTCCTGATGCACCTGGCCGAACAGGACAGCACCTTACCCCTCTCGCGTTTGCAGATGCTCAACCCTACCTACCAGCAGGGCTTCAAAGGGGGCGAGATCTTTGTCATCGGCGATCCGGACAACGGCCATGCCTGCACACGCGAGGAAGGTCAGCTGATGGCTGCGGCGCAGCAGGCCCGTGAATCATTGGCGCTGCTGGACCGGGGTGAGGCGGATTTCATGATGCTTCACCAAGCCGAGATTGCCGGGCTGCTCAACGGTGCCAGCCAGTCGATGGGCGTAGGCAAGGACATGCTCGAGCAGGGCCTGGGGCAGGTCAGAGCCACCTTGGTGGATATCGAGCGCCTGCATCAGCAGCAGTTTGCGCGCTACGGGCACCTGAAAAGCCCGGAGTTTTTTGCAGCGCGGCAAGGACTGCTCAATCAACTGGACGGCCAGTTGAAGACCGCCTTTCTCAATAAACAATTGAATCTGGGCAGTTATGAGAGACTGCGACGGGATCTTGGAATTTCCACCAAGAGCCTCATTCACCATTGGTCGAGGGCGGGTGGTCCGGGGCAGATACCGGGGTATGCGACGCATTTGGATGAGGTGGCGAAAACGGCGAAGTATCTAAAGTATGGCGGGGCTGTCGGCACTGGGCTGGGAGGGGCAGCTTCCTACCTGAAGGTGCAAGAGGTTTGCCGCGCAGGAGAGTCGGCTGAGTGTAGAAAAATTCGGATGACGGAGGCTGGGAGCTTCGCGATCGGAATGGGTGGAGCGACGTTAGGCGCAAAGCTCGGAGGGGTTGCAGCAGGTGCAGTGTGCGGTGTGTTCTCCATAGGAACAGGGGGTCTTGGTACGCCCATATGTGCTTTGGTTCTGGTGGGTGGCGGGTCCGCAGTTGGAGGACTTGGAGGTAGTGCGGTAGGTGAAAGGCTGGCAGAGGAGTTATATGAGTTCGGACATGATTGA
- a CDS encoding GNAT family N-acetyltransferase, whose protein sequence is MFEIRRATRDDAQIAFDIRRLAIRAQCIGPYNQQDMLAWTRGSLNKWFTDLVQQHFQLVCAQGRVVATGMLDVEVGEIGAIFVHPEFMGRGIGRLLIEHLEGLALEANLAQIKLDATLNAVAFYRACGFVGEQRSIYQSPSGLQLACVPMLKVLGQSVRP, encoded by the coding sequence ATGTTCGAAATTCGTCGCGCCACCCGTGATGACGCCCAGATCGCCTTCGACATTCGCCGACTGGCCATCCGTGCCCAGTGCATCGGCCCCTATAACCAGCAAGACATGCTGGCGTGGACGCGGGGATCACTCAACAAGTGGTTTACTGATTTGGTGCAGCAGCACTTTCAGCTGGTGTGCGCGCAGGGCAGGGTGGTCGCTACCGGCATGCTGGATGTTGAGGTGGGTGAAATCGGCGCGATCTTCGTTCATCCCGAGTTCATGGGGCGTGGCATCGGTCGGTTGCTGATCGAGCATCTCGAAGGGCTGGCGCTTGAGGCGAACCTGGCCCAGATCAAACTGGATGCCACGCTTAACGCGGTGGCGTTCTATCGCGCGTGCGGTTTCGTCGGCGAGCAGCGGTCGATCTATCAGTCACCTTCGGGCTTGCAGCTGGCCTGCGTGCCGATGCTCAAAGTGCTGGGCCAGTCGGTGAGGCCGTGA
- a CDS encoding SPFH domain-containing protein, which produces MEKPPIPDLSQLRVNRKLIAVIAIPLIAGAALAALFNQVLFYNEAGQMTHVRTIFGEEKVVEDVGYATKWFGRSTSWRRTIGVQSALQADNEEGNRSGHPSVTLENLPIVFLGNVDAKAEFSTQFRLPSADAFLKIAQEYRTPDNFLQRALLPAVKETLQATASLMSADDYYAGNRSHFGAEFENQLRNGLYLTSRKEIRVQRDHFPAQTAVLQAGTDQGSFGDNSATRFVIEKKLDKDGQELRKQQQFRLFGVEVVDARVTHIDPNPQYQERMVRVQQALAELAVARQNRLKEEEEKELVSARGAKDVEAKRQESLRQQIERTTEAETEKQLALINADREKRRAEIDKQTAELLRDKAQVNAQATKISADAEAYAREASLKADGALQNKLDALVQINRAWAEAAAKAPVPSVMMGGTESGIGRQDEMSRLMSVLATKAAKDLLVDLKTP; this is translated from the coding sequence ATGGAAAAGCCACCGATACCTGACCTCAGCCAACTGCGCGTCAACCGCAAGCTCATTGCCGTCATCGCCATCCCGCTGATCGCCGGCGCCGCCCTGGCAGCGCTGTTCAACCAAGTGCTGTTCTACAACGAAGCAGGTCAGATGACCCATGTACGGACGATTTTCGGCGAGGAAAAAGTCGTCGAAGACGTAGGCTACGCAACCAAATGGTTCGGCCGCAGCACCTCCTGGCGGCGCACTATCGGCGTCCAGTCGGCCCTGCAGGCGGACAACGAGGAAGGCAATCGCAGTGGTCATCCGTCAGTAACCCTGGAAAACCTGCCCATCGTGTTCCTGGGCAATGTCGACGCCAAGGCCGAGTTCAGCACCCAGTTTCGCCTGCCCTCAGCGGACGCGTTCCTGAAGATTGCCCAGGAGTACCGCACGCCGGATAACTTCCTCCAGCGTGCGCTGCTGCCGGCAGTCAAGGAAACCCTGCAAGCCACGGCGTCACTGATGAGCGCCGACGATTACTATGCCGGCAATCGCAGCCACTTTGGTGCCGAGTTCGAGAACCAGTTGCGCAATGGCCTGTACCTGACCAGTCGCAAGGAGATCCGCGTACAGCGCGACCATTTCCCAGCCCAGACCGCCGTGCTCCAGGCCGGCACCGACCAGGGCAGTTTCGGCGACAACAGCGCCACCCGCTTCGTCATCGAAAAGAAGCTCGACAAAGATGGCCAAGAGCTGCGCAAACAGCAGCAATTTCGCCTGTTTGGCGTCGAAGTCGTCGATGCTCGGGTAACCCATATCGACCCCAACCCGCAGTATCAAGAGCGTATGGTGCGGGTGCAGCAGGCGCTGGCGGAACTGGCGGTGGCCCGGCAAAACCGCCTCAAGGAAGAAGAGGAAAAAGAGTTGGTGTCCGCTCGTGGCGCCAAGGACGTGGAGGCCAAGCGCCAGGAAAGTCTGCGCCAGCAGATCGAGCGCACCACCGAGGCGGAGACGGAAAAGCAGCTGGCATTGATCAATGCCGATCGGGAAAAACGCCGCGCCGAGATCGATAAGCAGACTGCTGAGCTGCTGCGCGATAAAGCCCAAGTCAATGCCCAAGCCACCAAGATCAGTGCCGACGCCGAAGCCTACGCCCGCGAGGCGTCGCTCAAGGCCGATGGTGCCCTGCAAAACAAACTCGATGCACTGGTGCAGATCAACCGCGCATGGGCTGAAGCGGCGGCCAAGGCCCCGGTACCGAGCGTGATGATGGGCGGCACTGAATCAGGCATCGGCCGCCAGGATGAGATGAGCAGGCTGATGAGCGTCTTGGCCACCAAGGCTGCCAAGGATCTGCTGGTGGACCTGAAAACACCCTGA
- a CDS encoding acyl-CoA dehydrogenase, with protein sequence MDFAYSPKVQALRERVSAFMEAYVYPAEPVFERQVAEGDRWQPTAIMEELKAKARAEGLWNLFLPESELGAGLSNLEYAPLAEIMGRSLLGPEPFNCSAPDTGNMEVLVRYGSETQKRQWLEPLLRGEIRSAFAMTEPDVASSDATNMAATAVRDGDEWVINGRKWWTSGACDPRCKVMIFMGLSNPDGPRHQQHSMILVPTDAPGVKIVRPLPVFGYDDAPHGHAEVLFENVRVPYENVLLGEGRGFEIAQGRLGPGRIHHCMRSIGMAERALELMCKRSVERTAFGRPLARLGGNVDKIADSRMEIDMARLLTLKAAYMMDTVGNKVARSEIAQIKVVAPNVALRVIDRAIQIHGGAGVSGDFPLAYMYAMQRTLRLADGPDEVHRAAIGKYEIGKYVPKEMLRGH encoded by the coding sequence ATGGATTTCGCCTATTCGCCCAAGGTCCAGGCTCTGCGTGAGCGCGTCAGTGCGTTCATGGAGGCCTATGTCTACCCCGCAGAACCGGTGTTCGAGCGCCAGGTTGCCGAGGGCGACCGCTGGCAACCCACTGCGATCATGGAAGAACTCAAAGCCAAGGCCCGCGCCGAGGGACTGTGGAATCTGTTCTTGCCTGAGTCAGAGCTCGGAGCCGGCCTGAGCAACCTGGAATACGCGCCGCTGGCCGAGATCATGGGCCGCTCGCTGCTGGGGCCGGAGCCGTTCAACTGCTCGGCGCCCGATACCGGCAACATGGAAGTGCTGGTGCGCTACGGCAGCGAGACGCAAAAACGCCAGTGGCTGGAACCGCTGCTGCGTGGCGAGATTCGTTCGGCGTTCGCCATGACCGAACCCGACGTCGCCTCTTCGGACGCCACCAACATGGCAGCCACCGCAGTGCGCGACGGTGATGAGTGGGTGATCAATGGCCGTAAATGGTGGACCTCCGGCGCCTGCGATCCGCGCTGCAAGGTGATGATCTTCATGGGCCTGTCCAACCCGGACGGACCCCGCCACCAGCAGCACTCGATGATACTGGTGCCGACCGATGCGCCGGGGGTGAAGATTGTCCGCCCACTGCCGGTATTCGGCTATGACGACGCGCCGCATGGCCACGCCGAGGTGCTGTTCGAGAACGTGCGGGTGCCTTATGAGAATGTCCTGCTTGGTGAAGGTCGCGGCTTCGAGATCGCCCAGGGGCGCCTGGGGCCTGGGCGCATTCACCACTGCATGCGCTCGATCGGCATGGCCGAGCGCGCCCTGGAATTGATGTGCAAGCGTTCGGTCGAGCGCACCGCGTTCGGCCGCCCACTGGCGCGTCTGGGCGGCAACGTCGACAAGATCGCCGATTCACGGATGGAGATCGACATGGCGCGGCTGCTGACCCTCAAGGCTGCATACATGATGGACACCGTCGGCAACAAGGTCGCGCGCAGCGAGATTGCCCAGATCAAGGTCGTGGCGCCCAATGTCGCCCTGCGCGTGATCGACCGGGCTATCCAGATTCATGGGGGGGCAGGGGTCAGCGGTGATTTCCCGCTGGCCTACATGTACGCCATGCAGCGCACCCTGCGCCTGGCCGATGGGCCGGATGAAGTGCACCGGGCGGCGATTGGCAAGTACGAGATTGGCAAGTACGTGCCTAAGGAGATGTTGCGCGGGCACTGA